In the genome of Falco naumanni isolate bFalNau1 chromosome 5, bFalNau1.pat, whole genome shotgun sequence, the window CTCCTGGTTGTACATGTGACCCCCAGTCCCTGCTGTGCTATGGTGCGTGGTCTGAAACCAGCCCCAGGGCACACTTGAGGTGCCTCCCGGATGGTAAATTCCTCCCCAGGTGAATGTGCCCCTGTTCACCCAAGCCAGAAGGCGAGTGAGGAGCCTGTGTGCATGCACGCGTGCGTGTGTGGTTTATCCTGTGCCAAACCCCCTCGGCCCCATGGAACGGGAAGCAGCTCAGGAGGATTACACCAAACAAAGCTACTTTGTTCAACCCCCTTCTTCCAGCCAAGCACTGCTCCCCCAAGTCCAAGCCGCTGGGTTTGCCAGCACACTCAAGCTTCCTGAACCAGAGgagaactgcagcagcaggttccCCCTAAGGGGAAGGTGGGAACCATGACTTGGCTCCCTGCACCACCTGCCTCCCATTGTGCACGCGGACAGTACCAAGGCACAGCTGAACTGAGGCAGGAGGGCTGAGGGCTGTCCCCCATCACCACCCATGGTGTGCCTGCTCCTTGGAGCAAGGCACTGTTAAATCCCCCTCGCCCCCCGTGatgtctctgcagctgcctcccgGACACATATTCCTTGACCTTCCCTGGCCTGGGACTCCTGACTGCCCCAGAGCTTATAAGATGTTAGCATCAAGAGGATCTTCTCTTGGCCACCAGTTTTTACCTGAGAGCTGGGTGGAGTTGCTGAGGGTGGGTTCTGCTCGTAACTGGTGGTATGTGCTGGGGAAAAGATCATTCACACAGAAGTCTTCACTGATGGGCTTTAGCCCACGGGTTGCAGCTGAAGGAGGGGAGTGCAGGAAGCCATGGAGTGATTCCTGCCCAGGGGTTTGCCCATGTTCTGTCCCTGATCCTTCCTCGCAAATTGCACGTGCGGGGAACTGCACTTCATTTGGAAATAAGCTCTTGGCATAATTTGTCTTTCTCAGACCTGATCAGACACTAAACAGTAATCTACACCAACCTCGTGGGTAAAGGGTCTCCCCATTCAACAGCCTGTTTGTGGAGCGTGGAACTTACCAGGGACTGTGGCCTAGGCTAGACTGAGAAGCTGTGAGTGTttaaatctcttaaaaaaaaagtaacaacaaATGCCTCGGGTGGGTCTACCAATTGTTTTGACTTCATCAACAGCTAAACGCCTGTGCCTTGGGATTGGGGCCAACACAAATTGAGGTCATTATTCACAGCACCAATCTAAAGGCCGTGGACACCAAGGAGAACTTGAAAGACCCTCACCTTGTCCTACTGAAGACTCTCAAAGGTCAGGCATGTGCCTGACCCTACCCATAACGTGATTTTACACAACATTGTAGGCACAACAACACAACAGTGAAGGCAGAGGCCTGGATCCCAGCATGAAAGAGAGGGAAGTGCCGCTGCTCAGGGCTGAGGGATACCGGAGGTCATGCCACTCTAGATAGCTCTGTATGCCTGCCATTGCGTAAGTCTCCAAGCAAAGCAGACGGAGAAGTATCACTTGCCACCTTCTGCCCCTGTTCACATTGAGCATTGTGGTGCATGGAGTGAGACGGGAAGCTCTCACCTCAGATCTCAGCTCCCAGAGGAAATTTAAAGTTGAGAAGTAGGGTTTGTCTTCAAGTACCATGCCCATGCCCAGTACCCGCAATGCTGTGGAATGGCAGCCAAACAAATCGCCTGTGTTTTGCAGCAATGTACCTACCTGCAGAGGGTGGACCGATGAGCACAGCAAAAGCCTCGATAAGTAGGACCAGCCCAATGGCACTGGAGAACTTCTGGGAGCCAACAATGGCCATCAGCACCTCAAACTGCAGTGCACCCACCATGCCATAAGAGATGCCAAAAAAGACGCAGAAGATGACCAGTCCTGTGTAATTGCTAGCCCTGGCACTGCAGATGTCTGTCAAGCCATTGAAGAGCATAGCAAAGCTGAACAGGTATGCCACGTGAGGGCGGACCCACTTCAACCCTGCCACCATGCCACAAGCTGGACGAGCAAAGATGTCTATGAAACCAATGATGGAGAGCAAGAATGCAGCCTCTGTGTCTGGTACGCCTGTGTCCTTAGCGTAGTTGACCAGCAATATGGGGGGCACAAAGAGACCCAAGACCAGGATGAACTTTGAAATGGTATAAATGATAAACCCTCGGTTGGAAAAGATACTAAAATCCAGaagcttcttccctttcttgGGCTTCTTCTTGGCTTTTTTAGCTTTCTTGATTCCATCAGCGGTGCTGATTCCCTCCTCTGATTTCCCTCCTATGGGCAGCATCTCCTTGGCTTCGTATTTGTCCTGAGCTTTCTCCATCTTCCGCTTCATGCCCATATCCAGGGGTCTCATGACTGCCCCACAAGTGCAGCAGTTAAGCAGAAGGCCCCCCATGATAAGGAACCCTCCTCGCCAACCAAACTTTTCCAGCAGCACTTGCCCCAGcggagagagggaggaaaggaagacagGGCTTCCAGCGGCAGCCAGTCCGTTGGCAAGAGGCCGACGCTTGTCAAAGTAGGTGCCCAGCATGATCAGGGAAGGCTGGAAGTTCAGCGCCATGCCCAGACCTATGTGGGGATGAGAGCCAGGAGGGAGACAGGGAGTGCAAGAACATGAGACATGGTTTGCAACGAACTGAAAACTCCCCTCAGACTTTCCTAGCCCTGAAGTCCCGTGATGGGATTCATGCATTCTCCACAAGCCTCTGCTCCTTCGTGATGGTGGGTTGCCCCCAGAGAAGATGGGCTAAACCAGCCTGTCTACCTGAAACGTATTTGAATTAGGTAACTGTGGCCAATGTTTAGATACAACCTGTGCCTTAACCAGGaactttccctttctcccctaTCACTATATACTGGTGCTACCCCAGTCACCATGATCACTGAGCATCACTTATCTTTCTTCTGTCCCTCCCCCCTCAACCACAGGCCCTGCCTGTTTAGGTCCAGCAGATGCATCTCACTGACTACTTGCCTCCTGTGAGCAGGTACAAATAGGTGAGGGGAGACCTGATGCCTAGCATCATGCCAGATATGGCAGTGCTAAAGGGAGCTACAACACGGTCTTGACTCTTCCCTAGGTAAGTCCGTGTCCCatcccccccccagcttctgGGGCTCTCACCTGTCAGCACGCCAGCTGTCAGATAAAGCTCAATGATATTAGTTGTAAAAGATGCCAGGATCATCCCAGAGGAAGCTAGCAGCCCACCGATGAGCATCACAGGCCGGCAACCAAACTGGTTCACCATGATGCTGCATACTGGTcctggaagaaagcagaggagacCGAATAGGTAGACCAGGAGACAGGACAACTGGGAAGGGGCAGTCAGGCCAAGCATTGCACTTGGGGAACATGAAACACTAGTGATGGAAATCACTACTTGGCTGCTTAGACATACATCTGTTTGGCCTGGCCAAGGGGGAGAGGCTGTGGTGTGGAGGCCTCTGCTTTGCCTGTTCAGTTGCCTGTTCCCTGAGAACAAGAGGGGCTTGGTGTGATAGGGGCAGCACTTCAGCAATGAGGGCAAACCCCATGTCAACTGTCTGAGAGGCAGGTGGGGTGACCCCTGAGGTCTCCTGGGACAGAGGAAACGAGGATATGAAATGCAGCACAATTCTAGAAGGGAAGTGGTGGGACAATTGTATTCTGCATGTTGGTTTGTGGCCAGACCAGTGAGCATGAGAAGAGCCCATGGGGACATGGTCTGGGCCCATAGCAGAACGGGGAAGGCACAAGTTAGGGAGGGGGAAGTGTGTCCAAGCATCACCTGTCCCATAAAGCATGGCCAGCATGATGGAGGAGATCCAGGCTGTATCACTGTAGCCCACATGGAAATCTTTCATGAGCTCCTTGAAGTAGACACTGACGGCTTTTGGGAAGGCATAGGAGAAGCCAGTGATCACAAAACAGCCGAAGAGCACAATCCAGCCCCAGCCACCATCTGGGGgcttcacagcagctgggagctgcccttCCTCTGGGTCAGGTCTCCCCATCGTCTAGCCTGGGAGGGAAAGGCAGGTAGGAAGGAGGTAGGGcaacagagagagagggagagagagaaatctcCAGGTGCTGcaagaagagcagagcaggcaaACATTTACTATGAGGTTTTTCTCCACGTCCAGCATATCCAATCTCCACAAGCCTCACTGAGGGAACACATCACCTCGCTGCACCTTCATTCTGCCAGGCAAGGCAGGACTGCTTCAGGGTGTGAGGTCAAGCCACAGCTGAGCAGAGGTGGGAATCACCCCCTGAGCTTGGGGGCAGCCCACAGCTCCGTAACCCCTGGTCAGATGCAGCCAAGCAGGGTCACAGCTCCCAGCTGAGACTGGGGAGCTGCATCTGATGTGGTGGGGCATCAGGATCTGCAGCACTTCGCTTGCTCCATACCCAGCCTGCCTGTAGGCTGGTGTGAGGTGAGAGCCAGCGACGTGAACCCCTTTCAGCTACCAGGATCTTCCTTTGAGCCTTTCCTGCCTTggcctgctccagctgggagcCCTCCAGGACCTGCCCTGCTACAGAAGCCTCCAGTAGTGAGGGACAGGAGATCTGTTAAGCTCACTGTGCTTTCCTCTGGGAGGCCCCAGTACACAGCCGTCTCCCTCACCCTCCCTTCCCCGCCGTGAGGGGCCAGATTTGGGAAATGGGTGAAGGGGGAGAGCACAGCAAACCGGTGGTTATCTGCATGCCAGAGAGATTAGGGCTCTGTACCTACACAGAGGGGCCAGAACAAAGCCTaaggggggagaaggagggaattAGAGGGGATGTCTTGTGAGTCGCTCTTGGGACTCTTAAGCTGCCCAGGAATTTTGCTCCAGTTGGCTGCTGTAGGtatgtttttcttatttctcccCTAGGCACCACGTCTCTGACATACCCCTCCCAGCACCATTAGCCTCAGTTTCTTGGTCAGCTGGGCTTATTTTCAAACCTGTATGCAAAACCATCACTGGACTTTGATTATAGATGCTCCCAAGTAGCACCAGAAAGGCATTAGAAAGCAGGATGGCCATTTTCCATGCCTGAGCTGGCCTTTGTCAGGTCCAGTTTGCCCTATCACCATTCTGCTGGCAGTACACTGCCAACGTGGGGCCTGtctcctctccagctccctTGGCTGAAGGATGACGGGATTGTGGCAATGTCCCCATCCCTTGGCACCAGCAGTCATGGGAAATGCCAGCAGTCACGTACTGGCTGGAGACTGCCGAGGTCCTGTGGGCAGGACACATAGGGCTAGCACCTGGGAGTTTTGGATCTGGGTGCATTTCTCAAGGAAGTCCCTCTTCTTTGTGTCCCCCAAGCAATGGGGATGACTGGACCTGATTCCCATCGCTGCTGTTACTCTGCACATTAAACAAGTGCAAATCCTTTAGGCAAAAGCACGGATGGTACaagctggggcagagcccagaTAACAGGCCAGGCCCTTGCCTGGCAAGAAGCGGTCCTACCCCATGACACCCCTGAATCTTGCAGAAAAGGAGAGTGGCTGGTCTTTCTCAGGCTGCAGGAGGTTCAGCATGCAGAGCCAAGGCTGGAAACAGGGCTGGAAATTGCTCTGAGAGGGGTCTGAAACTGCAGTTTGGGGGATGCTGGAGAAGGGACTTGCAGGAAGACAACTAGGTCAGTTCTAGACCCCTCAGCAAGGGACATGGCACCTGCATCTACAGTGCATCAACATGAGGAGGCACAAAATGGTCTTGGTCAGTTGGTTTTAGCCACATGCCCAAGCCAAGGCTGACCTGTGGAGGGAAGGGTGGGATAAGATTCACCAGCCACCCTCAGAGGtatccttcctttctccccctaGGGGAACCCTTGCTCCTGAAACCACAGGGCTTCAGGTAAGAGTGACTGCCACCAAACACACTCTGAGCCTTTTTATCTAAGCCCTTTTCCCAGCCTTGCTCTCCTTGATCATGTCCTGAACCACAAATGAAATGAACCGATCAAACCATTGCAATTCatcttccccacccctcccctccagctTCCTAGCAAGAAAATATGTGTCCGTCTGTGGCATGCTCTTTAGAGATTTCTGTAGCACCTGTCAGTGACTCTGATTTTGAAGAGAACATTAGACAAATATCCATCGGTACCGTTTGAGTTTGGAGCTAGATAGATACCTCTGCAGGAGCGACTTGCTCGGTGTTACAGAACTGTATAGCGAGGCATGAAAGGGTTTTAGCCTGGCCTGCAGCTAGATGTTGTCTGAAAAAGATGAGGTACACCAGAGGAACTCAGCTGTAGAGACGCTCCAAGGTCAATATGccacagtgctgctctgctggacaTTTATGCCAGCTCTAAGCCAGGCAGTTCAGAGCTGCCCTGTTCCTAACACCGCGGCACATACGCTACTTCTTCTGCTCATGGCTGCGCACAGTGGTCACACCACGTACCCTGCCCTTGCCTTTGCACACTCTACAGCTTGCTATTCTTTTCTCCTCAGTTAAGGAGCTTTATTCACAGGTGAAAATACCACGTGTAAGTTCACATGCACCTAAAAGCTCATCAGCATGAGCACCTGCCCTTCCCCGTGCATCACTGGCAGGTGGGCC includes:
- the SLC16A8 gene encoding monocarboxylate transporter 3, which produces MGRPDPEEGQLPAAVKPPDGGWGWIVLFGCFVITGFSYAFPKAVSVYFKELMKDFHVGYSDTAWISSIMLAMLYGTGPVCSIMVNQFGCRPVMLIGGLLASSGMILASFTTNIIELYLTAGVLTGLGMALNFQPSLIMLGTYFDKRRPLANGLAAAGSPVFLSSLSPLGQVLLEKFGWRGGFLIMGGLLLNCCTCGAVMRPLDMGMKRKMEKAQDKYEAKEMLPIGGKSEEGISTADGIKKAKKAKKKPKKGKKLLDFSIFSNRGFIIYTISKFILVLGLFVPPILLVNYAKDTGVPDTEAAFLLSIIGFIDIFARPACGMVAGLKWVRPHVAYLFSFAMLFNGLTDICSARASNYTGLVIFCVFFGISYGMVGALQFEVLMAIVGSQKFSSAIGLVLLIEAFAVLIGPPSAGRLVDALKNYEVIFYLAGSEVVLSALFLAMATYCCLNRGKKKEPPPEKNLSRAGGSDTEEAESDVQEAEEHSSNNHQLSHSTDNAVVVASEEANHVAEEQSGEGGGCPEGDGEVSAQDGCNADQTVERDSF